From the Penaeus vannamei isolate JL-2024 chromosome 37, ASM4276789v1, whole genome shotgun sequence genome, the window CGCTTCCGCCGAGGGGGTTGCGCCCTTCTAGCCCGCGGGGTTATTGATGCTTTCCACGCCACATGTAtgacaatatgtataaatatatatatatatatatatatatatatatatatatatatatatgtgtgtgtgtgtgtatatatatatatatatatatatatatatatatatatatatatatatatatatatatatatatatgtatatatatatgtatatatatgtatatatttacacacacacacacacacacacacacacacacacacacacacacacacatatatatatatatatatatatatatatatatatatatatatatatatatatatatatacgcatatatacagaaagaaagagagagagagagagggggcgagggagagggagaaggagagggtgagggtgagggagagggtgagggtgagggagagggagagggagagggagagggagagggagagggagaaggagtagaagaggaagaggaagagggaaagggatagggaatgggagaaagagagagggagagggagaaggagagggagagggagagggagagggagagggagagggagagggagagggagagggagagagagagagagagagagagagagagagagagagagagagagagagagagagagagagagagagagagagagagagagagagaaaaagaaaaagaaaaaaagaacaggaacgggaaaagaaaaagaaaaagaaaaaggaaaaaaaaacgaaaaagaaaaaggaaaagaaaaggaaaagtaaaaggaaaaatgaaaaagagagatagagaaagagaaagagagagagaaaaaaagagtaaatgagaaaaagagagagacagggcgagagagagagagagagagagagagagagagagagagagagagagagagagagagagagagagagagagagagagagagagagagagagagagagagagagagagatgatagatagatgatagatagatgatagatagatagatgatagatagatagatagatagatgatagatagattgatagatagatgatagatagatagatgacagatagatagatagatagatagatgacagatagatagatagatagatagatagatagatagatagatagatagatagatagatgacagatagatagatcgatagatgacagattgatagatcgatagatgacagatagatagatcgatagatgacagatagatagatcgatagatgacagatagatagatcgatagatgacagatagatagatcgatagatgacagattgatagatcgatagatgacagatagatagatcgatagatgacagatagatagatagataaatagataaatagatgacagatagatggatagatagttgacagatagatagatagatagatggcagatagatagatagatatatgacagagagatagatagatatatgatagatagatagataggtagatgacagatacatgatagatagatagatgatagatagatagatgatagatagatagatagacacagataatggatagatagatagatagatgatagattgatagatagatgatggatagatagatgatagataaattgatagatagattgatagatgatagatagatagatagatagatgatagatagatagataagtgatagataaatatataaatgatagattgatagatagatgatagatagatagatagatagatagatagatacatacatacatacatacatacatacatacatacatacatacatacatacgtacatgcatacatcacatacatacatacatacatacatacatacatacatacatacatacatacatacatacatgtgtgtcttggtagataaatagagatactgTATTTGTAGATATAATCTATTTTCAATTAATAAATcctagaaaaatataaaaataaatattccgTCGTTGATTCTCTACAGCAGGAATGATACAGTTGAAATTtaatgaaagaaattgaaaagaaacgaaaaataaagtcCAGACAGCGTGGCGCCAGAGGAGATGCACGATGTCGAATGGAAAAATTATCcccgtgatttttttatttatttttttatgtagtgATATTTCAGGCAGGGAATTAAAGTTTAATcttactgttctctctctctctctctctctctctctttctctatctatctatctaattctctctctctctctctctctctctctctctctctctctctctctctctctctctctctctctctctctctctctctctctctcgaatggaAAAATAAtcccagtgattttttttttattttttttttttatgtagtgaTATTTCAGACAGGGAATTAAAGTTTAATcttactgttctctctctctctctctttctctctttctcgctctatctatctatctaattctttctctctctctctgtctctttctctctctctctctttctcgctctatctatctaactctttctctctctctctctctctctctctttctcgaatgGAAAAATAAtcccagtgattttttttttattttttttttttatgtagtgaTATTTCAGACAGGGAATTAAAGTTTAatcttactgtttctctctctctctctctctctctctctctctctctctctctctctctctctctctctctctctctctctctctctctctctctctctctctctctctctcgaatggaAAAATAATCccagtgatttatttatttcttttttttatgtagtgATATTTCAGGCAGAGAATTAAAGTTTAATCTTATTGTTCTTGAGGAAAGCTTGGGTTTGAAGGCAAAGGTTATGGTGatttgatgatagtggtggtggtggtggtgatgataatggtggtgtcaGTGGTGGTGATATCCGATGGTGGTGATATACATGAGGTAAATgatgaatggtgataatgatgatgatggtgatgatgatagtaataatgatgaagagaataatggtgataatgatgatgatggtgatgatgatagtaataatgatgaagagaataatggaaataatgatgatgatgatgataatgatgaagcgaatgatggtaatgatgatggtgatgataacgatggtggtgataatataaTGCTGGCGCTGGTGAGGATAATTATCATGAGATTGGCGACCATATCACACTAAATAGGAACATAAATGgagtaacaacagtgataatgatgatgataataactacaatgtgTTAAGTAAAAAGTGCTGATGACAGAGGCAGAAATTGCGTTTATTCTAgacattaatgatcataatgatggtgatgattaaaagAACTGTATTCTATTCGCTATGCCAGTTCGATGTATTCatacaccgatacacacacatacatatatatatatatatatatatatatatatatatatatatatatatatatatatatatatgtgtgtgtgtgtgtgtgtgtgtgtgtgtgtgtgtgtgtgtgtgtgtgtgtgtgtatgtgtgtgtgtgtgaatttgcacCTCCAGaggtgcggcctcctctccctcgggggctgcggccccaccctccacccttgggtttatatatatatatatatatatatatatatatatatatatatatatatatatatatatatctttttttttttttttttttttttttttttttttgtttttttttttttttttttcgtatttttattactatttattcccCCTTTAAACAACCACGgcccctctttctcacctccttctcttcctctcactttatcttttttttttttcttacttttccttttacattttcgtttccatctatttatttcccacccacccacacctctccccgcccacccatcCGGCCGACGCTGCCTCCCCGGCGCCCGACGCGATCAGTGGCAGCGGCGCAGCATGTCCTCGAGCGCCTCGACGATCTCCTGGACCGCGGGGCGCTGCTCGTGCTCGGGGCGCTGCGCCCGCGCCGCCAGCGCCTGCAGGGCCGCCGGCGGCGCCTTCATGCTCTCCGCCACGAACTGCAGCatgacgcccacgcccaccacgtCGCACTTAGCCGTCACCGGCGTGCCTTGGTGCACGCACGCGCAGTACCACGAGTGCCGGCTCTTGCTGCTCGCGGGATGGCACTGGCCCACCGGCAGTGCCAGACCGAAGTCGATCACGTGCACAGCCGGCGCTCCTGCTGCGCCTCGCAGCTGAACCATCACGTTGGTGGGCTTGAGGTCGCAGTGGACGATCCCGGCGGCGTGCACGGCCGCCACGGCCTCCGCCAGCTTCAGGCTCACCTGGAGGAGCTGCTTCGTGCTGCGCTGCGCACTCAAAACGTCGGCCAGGGTCTCCTTGCCCAGGTACGACATGAGGAGGCGCGAGGGCTCCTCGCTGTACGCCAGGGGCACGGGCGCTCCCCCCGCGCCCTGCAGTCGCTTCAGCATCTCCAGCTCATGCTAGAACGTCACCTGGGAGTCGGGGGCGGCCAGCTTGAGGGCGCACTCCTTGCCCTTGTAGCTCACGCGCACCACGCGCCCGTACGTGCCCCGCCCGACgcgcacctccttccccttctgcagGAATTTCCACTCCTTGGCCGAGAGCTTGGCCACCTACATCCTGCTGCTGTTGACTGAGTCTGCGCTCGTCGGATGCGAAGGAGTCGCTCGAAGCAGTGAGCCTCAAGAATCCGACGGGAAGGCTCGGTCCTTCGAGTCCGGGTAAGGAGCTTATCAGGAGGAACGAGAACGGAGGATTCTTTTCATGAAATTTTGCTTAATCTAATATTTTGACGAAGTAAATGTTTTAGAGAAGTGAATATGCTATGTCACCGTAACGTAAATCCGACCCTAATGATACACTGCCGCGGTGGCAGAGTGGTTCATGTGACACCGAAACTGCCACAGGACCAGACGCCAatgtgaaagcgagagaaagagagagagagagagagagagagagagagagagagaagaggaagagagagagagagagaagaggaagagagaatgagagagagaagaggaagagagagagagagatagatagatagatagatagagagagagagagaaagagatagaaagagagagggagagagatagagagagaagaaaaagaggaagtgatagagagaaataaaagaagaagaagagagacagagagaagaaaaaaagatgaagagggagagagagtacgaaagggaatttattattttattattgtatggCATGACCCAGAATATtaatacaaaagagaaaacaatttTAACAACAAGAGCTGGGAATCGTTTTATCCTCAACTACACCATTAGTGTTATTACAATCGTTATCATCTAGCTTTTTAAATCTGGAAATCGAGCAGATTTTGAGTTCTTCTCTatgtgatatttatgataattattaccggCAGCAGTTgtagtttttatattattattgttattcttatggtTATATCTATGATTATGTCTGTcatcgtgtgtgtgcgcgcgcgcgtgcgtgtgtgtgcgcaccaACTCTAAATGTAAACAGACAACAAGTGAAGTGCTTTACACTCATATAATATACTCACGAAATATATGTAATCCAACAAATTTTAACATCCTGTGCTTCAGAAACATGTCCACTGTGTTGCCAGATTCCCGATTGCGAGgcattcatttcttctctttcttgctttctctctctctctctcgctgtacatacagacatacatacatacatacatacatatatatatatatatatatatatatatatatatatatatatatatataagatatatatatacatatatacatacatatatatatatatatatatatatatatatatatatatatatatatatatatataaaatatatatatacatatatatatacatatatatatatatataaaaatatatatatgtatatatatatatatatataatacatttatacacactcacacacacacacacacacacacacacacacacacacatatatatatattatatatatatacatatacatatatatatatatatatatatatatatatatatgtatatatatatatacatatatttccatcctgcaatatctctcgctctcgcagaTTGGTCGACCAAAgtccttttcgtttctctgtgGTTTTAACtttgtcgttatttatttatttatttattttgtctgtttttttttctcatttcgtgTTTTTGCTTTCGTCTGCCTGAGAGTCGTCTTCTTTGCTTCGTTTTATATCCTTTCGTTTTATTGCGTCTGTTGTCTACCAGTTCTTAATggtcattttattatattataatttaccgtcctttttatctgtttcttttccccctttttatcatgAGATGGCTTGCTGACTCATCCTGGAGTAGAGGGAAATCTTTTCAAATGTATTTTTACCcatctaatttttttctctctcttttttgcatttCTCTTAATTTATCTTTCGcgcttgatattttttattatctgttttttatattat encodes:
- the LOC113813077 gene encoding mitogen-activated protein kinase kinase kinase 7-like is translated as MLKRLQGAGGAPVPLAYSEEPSRLLMSYLGKETLADVLSAQRSTKQLLQVSLKLAEAVAAVHAAGIVHCDLKPTNVMVQLRGAAGAPAVHVIDFGLALPVGQCHPASSKSRHSWYCACVHQGTPVTAKCDVVGVGVMLQFVAESMKAPPAALQALAARAQRPEHEQRPAVQEIVEALEDMLRRCH